The following proteins are co-located in the Phytoactinopolyspora mesophila genome:
- a CDS encoding ATP-binding cassette domain-containing protein, whose product MQHRTASAGKIRPGARWDGGKRAGALLEVRDVTKTYRRGVWPRRRSRHVLRGADLELYPGEVVGLVGENGSGKSTLMKIIVGGLRRDSGAIRLAGQVGYCPQEPILYTRLTCDEHFALFGRGYGMTPAEITGASNEIYDALGFGQWAESRVDELSGGTRAKVNLALALLPDRQVLLLDEPYAGFDWDTYQRFWELSALRRAAGRALLIVSHFITDEDRFDRIYDLRDGKAVPR is encoded by the coding sequence ATGCAGCACCGCACTGCCAGCGCCGGAAAGATCCGGCCCGGGGCTCGCTGGGATGGTGGCAAGCGTGCCGGGGCTCTGTTGGAGGTCCGGGACGTGACGAAGACCTATCGCCGGGGCGTGTGGCCGCGACGCCGTTCTCGCCACGTACTGCGTGGCGCTGACCTTGAGCTTTACCCGGGTGAGGTGGTTGGCCTGGTGGGAGAGAACGGCTCGGGGAAGAGCACGCTCATGAAGATCATCGTCGGCGGTCTCCGGCGCGACAGCGGAGCGATCCGGCTTGCCGGTCAGGTGGGTTACTGCCCCCAGGAGCCGATCCTCTACACCCGGTTGACCTGCGACGAACACTTCGCCTTGTTCGGACGCGGGTACGGGATGACACCGGCCGAGATAACCGGCGCTAGCAACGAAATCTATGACGCGTTGGGCTTCGGGCAATGGGCGGAGTCTCGCGTCGACGAGTTGTCCGGCGGGACCCGCGCCAAGGTCAACCTCGCTCTGGCGCTTCTTCCGGATAGACAGGTGCTGTTGCTCGATGAACCCTACGCCGGCTTTGACTGGGACACCTACCAGCGGTTCTGGGAGCTGTCCGCATTGCGGCGGGCCGCCGGCCGTGCCCTGCTAATCGTCAGCCATTTCATCACCGACGAGGACCGTTTCGACCGGATTTACGATTTGCGCGACGGTAAGGCGGTGCCACGATGA
- a CDS encoding heavy metal translocating P-type ATPase, which yields MIDVVVVAGATVAIAVLAWFFFGPRTSSVAAARAGFQEVRVTVRGGYSPDVIRVRQGVPLRLVFDRRESGECTSRVLFPDFGVNAAVPAFATSTVEIVPDVAGEFGFSCGMNMVRGKLIVEADGQDTEHGVALVAGEQPDSESAGVRVSEPEAAILDVNDQDAEAADRRAEIKDLSWRVLAGALLTAPVAFAVMAHEVFGAMWVPGILLDRWTQFALITPVMFYTGWPIHRAGWLSLRHRTAEMNTLITLGTTAAYGYSLVVTVASGWLPADVRDVYYEAVGVIITLILLGRLLETRAKAGTGEAIRKLIGLQAPTARLIRDGAEVDVPVGDVVAGDVVVVRPGEKIPVDGVIIDGRSTLDESMVTGESIPVEKRPGDEVVGATVNQTGAFTFEATKVGAETMLAQIIRLVQRAQASRAPIQRLVDLVSSYFVPAVVFVAIATFAAWFVLGPQPAMTLALVAAVAVLIIACPCALGLATPLSIMVGTGKGAQAGILIRDAESLETAHKLDTVVLDKTGTITSGRPALTDVVPHAEWSGDDVLKLVASAERSSEHPLGEAIVRGAQERGLVLVDAADFDSMTGKGISARVDGHDVLVGRLRLLAEFGVDITALESTADRLASAGRTPIVAAIDGMPAGVVAVADTVREDSRDAVVALQHLDIDVVMITGDNRRTAEAIARDVGITRVLAEVLPEHKAAEIARLQGEGRRVGMVGDGINDAPALAQADVGFAIGTGTDVAIEASDVTLISGSLGGVVTAVRLSRATMRNIRQNLVLAFMYNTLGIPIAAGVLYPFVGIRLSPIIAAAAMALSSLSVVSNANRLRRFTSPALPAAGTAAPELQIAVETHMEPEAVTDPVCGMRIDPASAEISAEHGGTTYWFCSAGCLDAFVSQGGRPASHH from the coding sequence ATGATTGATGTTGTCGTGGTTGCGGGCGCGACCGTGGCGATCGCGGTCCTAGCCTGGTTCTTCTTCGGGCCGCGGACGTCGTCCGTGGCTGCGGCGCGCGCAGGGTTTCAAGAGGTCAGGGTCACGGTCCGAGGTGGGTATTCGCCTGATGTGATTCGCGTTCGGCAGGGCGTGCCCTTGCGATTGGTGTTCGACCGGCGGGAGAGTGGCGAGTGCACCTCGCGAGTGTTGTTCCCCGATTTTGGTGTCAATGCTGCCGTACCGGCGTTCGCGACGAGCACTGTGGAAATCGTGCCGGACGTGGCAGGCGAGTTCGGCTTCTCGTGTGGCATGAACATGGTGCGCGGGAAGCTGATCGTCGAGGCGGATGGCCAGGACACCGAACACGGGGTGGCGCTCGTGGCCGGGGAACAGCCGGATTCTGAATCCGCGGGTGTGCGTGTCAGTGAGCCGGAAGCGGCGATTCTCGACGTGAATGACCAAGATGCTGAGGCGGCCGATCGGCGAGCGGAGATCAAGGATCTGTCGTGGAGGGTGCTGGCCGGTGCGCTACTGACGGCGCCCGTCGCGTTCGCGGTGATGGCGCACGAGGTGTTCGGAGCGATGTGGGTGCCCGGAATTCTCCTCGACCGCTGGACTCAGTTCGCGTTGATCACGCCAGTGATGTTCTATACGGGATGGCCGATCCATCGAGCTGGATGGCTGAGCCTGCGCCATCGTACGGCAGAGATGAACACGCTGATCACATTGGGCACCACCGCGGCGTATGGCTACAGCCTGGTGGTCACTGTTGCCTCCGGCTGGCTCCCGGCAGATGTACGCGACGTCTATTACGAGGCGGTCGGGGTCATCATCACCCTGATCCTGCTGGGCCGGCTTCTGGAAACGAGGGCCAAAGCAGGAACGGGTGAGGCGATCCGCAAGCTGATCGGGTTGCAGGCGCCCACGGCCAGGCTGATCCGAGACGGCGCCGAGGTGGACGTGCCGGTCGGAGACGTCGTCGCCGGCGACGTCGTCGTGGTGCGGCCCGGCGAGAAGATTCCGGTCGACGGCGTGATCATCGACGGCCGTTCCACGCTGGACGAATCCATGGTGACCGGTGAGTCCATTCCGGTCGAGAAAAGACCGGGCGATGAGGTGGTCGGTGCGACGGTCAACCAGACCGGAGCGTTCACGTTCGAAGCAACCAAGGTCGGGGCCGAGACGATGCTGGCTCAGATCATCCGCCTGGTGCAGCGTGCGCAGGCGTCCCGGGCGCCGATCCAGCGCCTGGTAGACCTGGTGTCCAGCTATTTCGTGCCGGCGGTGGTGTTCGTCGCCATTGCCACCTTTGCAGCGTGGTTCGTCCTCGGTCCGCAGCCGGCGATGACGCTAGCCCTGGTTGCAGCGGTGGCCGTGCTGATCATCGCCTGCCCGTGCGCGCTGGGATTGGCGACGCCATTGTCGATCATGGTAGGTACGGGCAAAGGGGCTCAAGCGGGCATTCTGATTCGCGACGCGGAGTCGCTGGAGACTGCGCACAAGCTCGACACGGTGGTACTCGACAAGACCGGCACTATCACCAGCGGGCGCCCTGCCCTCACCGACGTCGTGCCCCATGCCGAGTGGTCCGGCGACGATGTGCTCAAGCTCGTGGCCTCCGCTGAGCGGTCGTCTGAACACCCTCTGGGCGAAGCCATCGTGCGTGGGGCACAGGAGCGTGGGCTGGTGCTCGTCGATGCTGCTGACTTCGACTCGATGACGGGAAAAGGGATCAGCGCCCGGGTTGACGGCCATGACGTGCTGGTGGGCCGTCTTCGATTGCTGGCCGAGTTCGGCGTGGATATAACGGCGCTGGAGAGCACGGCTGACCGGCTCGCCAGCGCTGGCCGGACGCCCATCGTGGCGGCGATCGATGGCATGCCCGCCGGTGTCGTGGCCGTGGCGGACACGGTCAGGGAGGATTCCCGGGACGCGGTCGTGGCGTTGCAGCACCTGGATATTGACGTCGTGATGATCACGGGAGACAACCGGCGCACAGCTGAGGCCATCGCGCGCGACGTAGGTATCACCCGCGTGCTTGCGGAAGTGCTGCCCGAGCACAAGGCCGCCGAGATCGCGCGGCTGCAGGGCGAGGGGCGCCGGGTCGGCATGGTCGGCGACGGTATCAACGACGCTCCCGCGCTCGCTCAGGCCGATGTCGGGTTCGCGATCGGCACCGGCACCGACGTCGCGATCGAGGCTTCCGACGTGACGCTGATCTCCGGATCGCTCGGTGGCGTGGTGACCGCCGTTCGGCTCTCGCGGGCCACCATGCGCAATATCCGGCAGAACCTGGTGCTCGCTTTTATGTACAACACGCTGGGTATCCCCATAGCGGCAGGCGTGCTTTACCCGTTTGTGGGCATCCGGCTCAGTCCCATCATCGCCGCCGCGGCGATGGCGTTGTCATCCTTGTCGGTGGTCAGCAATGCCAACCGGCTGCGCCGTTTCACCTCGCCCGCGCTTCCGGCGGCAGGCACGGCCGCCCCGGAGTTGCAGATTGCTGTCGAGACGCACATGGAGCCGGAGGCGGTGACCGACCCGGTCTGCGGCATGCGGATCGATCCCGCGTCGGCGGAGATATCCGCCGAGCATGGCGGTACCACGTACTGGTTCTGCTCTGCCGGCTGCCTGGATGCCTTCGTCTCCCAAGGCGGAAGACCTGCCTCGCACCACTAG
- a CDS encoding HNH endonuclease signature motif containing protein produces the protein MGDDELADTLARAHGLATKQAEFFLRLLAEADTRDLGRRLGASSTTAWVRDALNVRPGTAKSSVDLAHRLSPPVPAEDFAANPAAGANATRSMPATYAALIAGEVSTDHATVISRTMAQLPPDVAAEDATRAEEDLAAFAREHDPATLQRLATHLLHLLAGESLEEREERARRKRQLRLVDLGDGTVRISGLLSNEDAATVRTALDPLAAPQPAADGERDPRTAEQRHADALVELCRRFLAGGDLPTRHGHPTQLLLLANLTTLLRQQAAAEEGDGHSCVHTGCGTPDNSSTGNAHTDDTGDNATTHGATADDANLNGAGDINNNASSAGVKANLGRGDRAGLHIVDVNSTCGHKPRRWLQDTWARRFGVAPAELSWGGPVSTEAARRLACDAAVTAVLVDQHGIPLRVGRAERGVTPGIWTALVARDRGCVFPGCTRPPEWCQAHHLKHWVDGGPTDLDNLVLLCGYHHRVIHHGGWDVRLGAHGHPEFLPPPWVDPRRAPRRNTKPRHHLQPPPDT, from the coding sequence CTGGGGGATGATGAGCTTGCCGACACGCTCGCGCGGGCTCATGGGCTGGCGACGAAACAGGCCGAATTCTTCTTGCGGCTGCTGGCCGAGGCAGATACCCGAGACCTGGGCCGTCGTCTTGGCGCCTCGTCCACCACGGCGTGGGTACGAGACGCGCTCAACGTGCGCCCCGGTACGGCGAAGTCGTCTGTGGATCTCGCCCATCGGCTCAGCCCACCGGTGCCGGCGGAAGACTTCGCAGCCAACCCCGCGGCAGGCGCCAACGCCACCCGGTCGATGCCGGCCACATATGCGGCGCTCATCGCGGGCGAGGTGTCGACCGATCACGCGACGGTGATCTCTAGGACGATGGCCCAGCTGCCGCCGGATGTCGCCGCCGAGGACGCCACCCGGGCGGAGGAAGACCTCGCCGCGTTCGCGAGAGAACATGATCCGGCCACTCTGCAACGCCTGGCCACCCATCTTCTGCACCTTCTGGCCGGGGAGAGCCTGGAAGAGCGTGAAGAACGCGCTCGGCGTAAGCGGCAGCTCCGGCTGGTCGATCTCGGTGACGGCACCGTCCGCATCAGCGGATTGCTGTCGAACGAAGACGCGGCGACGGTGCGCACCGCACTCGATCCGCTCGCCGCACCCCAGCCAGCTGCTGACGGAGAACGCGACCCTCGAACGGCCGAGCAACGTCATGCCGACGCGCTGGTCGAGCTCTGCCGCCGCTTTCTCGCCGGCGGCGACCTGCCCACTCGGCACGGCCATCCCACTCAGCTCCTCCTGCTGGCCAACCTCACCACTCTGCTGCGCCAGCAGGCTGCCGCGGAAGAAGGCGATGGCCACAGCTGCGTTCACACCGGCTGCGGCACCCCAGACAACTCCAGCACAGGCAACGCCCACACCGACGACACCGGAGACAACGCCACTACACACGGCGCCACCGCCGACGACGCCAACCTCAACGGCGCCGGCGACATCAACAACAACGCCTCCTCTGCTGGCGTCAAAGCCAACCTCGGCCGCGGAGATCGCGCGGGCCTACACATCGTCGATGTGAACAGCACGTGCGGTCACAAGCCGCGACGCTGGCTGCAGGACACCTGGGCACGCCGTTTCGGGGTCGCCCCAGCCGAACTCAGCTGGGGCGGACCGGTCTCCACAGAGGCTGCGCGCAGACTGGCGTGCGATGCCGCCGTCACCGCCGTCTTGGTCGATCAGCATGGCATCCCGCTACGTGTCGGGCGTGCCGAACGCGGCGTCACCCCAGGCATCTGGACCGCACTCGTCGCCCGCGACCGCGGATGTGTGTTCCCCGGGTGTACAAGACCTCCAGAATGGTGCCAGGCGCATCATCTCAAGCACTGGGTCGACGGCGGGCCCACCGATCTCGACAACCTGGTCTTGCTCTGCGGATACCACCACCGCGTCATCCACCATGGCGGGTGGGACGTCCGCCTCGGCGCCCACGGCCATCCCGAGTTCCTGCCTCCCCCGTGGGTCGACCCGCGACGGGCACCACGGAGAAACACCAAGCCTCGCCACCACCTACAGCCGCCACCCGACACATAG
- a CDS encoding 2-oxo acid dehydrogenase subunit E2, whose translation MTSRRRQVEFRPFPARRRLLTAAMRVGRTMVPIHGLVEADVTTARRMLREQRPRLSFSAYVVACVARAAAMHPEVHAYRDWRGRLVLPHHVDVAVLIEEALEDGPVPVAHLVRDADVREVTDISSEIRDVQAGRSSSSAGAMFERAMIVARIPGAVPLFMRVMRRSVRMHERSGSVAVSPIGMFAGGGGHGIGAPTMLTLNVMVGGLSERPRVVDGKIEVRTVVDLTITVDHNVVDGAPAARFAASFRSLLESTDLLAGVRGS comes from the coding sequence ATGACATCCAGACGCCGACAGGTCGAGTTCCGGCCATTCCCGGCACGTCGGCGTCTCCTGACCGCGGCGATGCGGGTGGGCCGCACCATGGTGCCGATACACGGCCTGGTGGAGGCCGACGTGACCACGGCGCGGCGTATGCTGCGTGAGCAGCGGCCGCGGCTGTCATTCTCGGCTTACGTCGTGGCCTGTGTGGCCCGCGCGGCGGCTATGCACCCGGAGGTACACGCCTACCGGGACTGGCGAGGGCGGCTGGTGCTGCCTCACCACGTCGACGTCGCGGTGCTGATCGAGGAGGCGCTCGAGGACGGACCGGTTCCGGTGGCCCATCTGGTTCGTGACGCGGATGTGCGGGAGGTGACGGACATCAGTTCCGAGATCCGCGACGTGCAGGCCGGTCGATCATCCAGCAGCGCCGGAGCGATGTTCGAACGCGCCATGATCGTGGCGCGTATCCCGGGTGCCGTGCCGCTCTTCATGCGTGTCATGCGCAGGTCGGTCCGCATGCACGAGCGCAGCGGATCGGTTGCGGTGAGCCCGATCGGCATGTTTGCCGGGGGAGGTGGTCACGGAATTGGGGCGCCGACCATGCTGACCTTGAACGTGATGGTTGGCGGGTTGAGTGAGCGGCCCCGGGTCGTGGACGGGAAAATCGAGGTCAGAACGGTGGTGGACCTGACCATCACCGTCGATCACAACGTAGTGGACGGCGCCCCGGCGGCGCGGTTCGCTGCCTCCTTTCGGAGCCTCCTCGAGTCCACAGACCTGCTGGCAGGGGTGCGCGGCAGCTGA
- a CDS encoding MBL fold metallo-hydrolase, with product MEVVPFRTPGLGDQTFLLVHEGSGVLVDPQRDIERFLDVVGERDVELRLVLETHLHNDYASGAEQAALRTGAELVLPAAAAAAYPHTPAFHMEDIKAAGLTVRPIHTPGHTPEHTSYLVLLDGEAVALFSGGSLLVGSAGRADLLGVKRARTLSRLQYGSLRRLVALPHDVELYPTHGGGSFCTTAEAGESTSTVGAEVATNPMLEIGDAERFADEMLGAPLPIPAFYKHLGPANTLGIPPMPPVVVPDITWSDLGRQPEDVELVDIRPREAIATGFVLGSTGIEYADDFGSWTGWLLPYNAPIILIAEPAQDVRGAVTQLAQIGIDSVRGVLRDLTGHAAARFELVKLPEFRRRLADPAAQVLDVRMPSEWAAERLGNTVERFLPDLVTEGIPEELDPKREVLTVCASGRRSTIAATILKRAGYQPVVLDGAGVADLLP from the coding sequence ATGGAGGTCGTACCATTCCGCACCCCCGGACTCGGAGACCAGACATTCCTGCTGGTTCATGAAGGCAGCGGAGTGCTCGTCGATCCGCAGCGAGACATCGAACGCTTCCTCGACGTTGTCGGCGAACGTGACGTCGAACTTCGACTTGTCCTGGAGACACATCTGCACAACGACTACGCCTCGGGCGCGGAGCAGGCAGCCCTGCGCACCGGTGCGGAGCTGGTGCTGCCGGCCGCTGCCGCCGCCGCGTACCCCCATACGCCGGCGTTTCACATGGAGGACATCAAGGCTGCCGGCTTGACTGTCCGCCCCATCCACACCCCTGGGCACACGCCTGAGCACACGAGCTATCTCGTGTTGCTGGATGGCGAAGCGGTGGCGTTGTTCTCCGGTGGAAGCCTGCTCGTGGGTTCGGCTGGGCGCGCGGACCTGCTGGGAGTGAAACGCGCGAGGACCCTGAGCAGACTGCAGTATGGATCGCTGCGGCGGCTCGTCGCACTCCCGCACGATGTCGAGCTTTATCCCACCCATGGCGGTGGTTCGTTCTGCACGACGGCTGAAGCCGGCGAGAGTACGTCCACCGTGGGCGCCGAGGTCGCTACCAATCCGATGCTCGAGATCGGTGACGCTGAGCGTTTCGCGGATGAGATGCTCGGCGCGCCGCTACCCATTCCGGCTTTCTACAAGCATCTGGGTCCGGCGAACACCCTCGGTATCCCGCCGATGCCGCCGGTAGTCGTCCCCGACATCACGTGGTCTGATCTGGGTCGGCAGCCGGAGGACGTGGAACTGGTGGACATCCGGCCGCGAGAGGCAATCGCTACCGGGTTCGTCCTCGGCTCCACCGGCATCGAATACGCGGACGACTTCGGCAGCTGGACTGGCTGGCTGCTGCCGTACAACGCTCCCATCATCTTGATCGCCGAGCCGGCGCAGGACGTTCGCGGTGCCGTCACACAGCTGGCACAGATCGGCATCGACAGCGTGCGAGGCGTGCTCCGTGATCTAACCGGCCATGCTGCTGCCCGATTCGAACTGGTCAAGCTGCCGGAGTTCCGGCGACGGCTTGCCGACCCGGCAGCGCAAGTGCTCGACGTGCGAATGCCCAGCGAGTGGGCAGCGGAAAGACTCGGCAATACCGTCGAGCGATTCCTGCCCGATCTCGTCACCGAAGGCATCCCGGAGGAGCTCGATCCGAAACGCGAGGTACTGACGGTCTGCGCCAGCGGGCGGCGGTCCACCATTGCCGCGACGATACTGAAGCGGGCCGGGTATCAGCCCGTGGTGCTCGACGGTGCTGGAGTGGCGGATCTGCTGCCATGA
- a CDS encoding RDD family protein, with protein sequence MSVVVPRLRVTGHYAGVVSRAAGALLDVGIVLGSFTAGLAGFDLLTRTLIGGALADDRTGPGWTVALAVWAFLYVYLSLAIAGRTPGKGIVGLRVVKADGATLSAGRALLRTLVFPLSGLVAGLGFALALVQREHRALHDLIAGTAVVYDWGGRVAELPGPLSEFLARRAGAEYAARPSSSAD encoded by the coding sequence ATGAGCGTCGTCGTTCCCCGGCTCCGTGTCACCGGACACTACGCGGGTGTCGTCAGCCGGGCGGCGGGTGCCCTCCTGGACGTCGGCATCGTGCTCGGCTCGTTCACCGCCGGGCTCGCCGGCTTCGATCTGCTCACCAGAACCCTGATCGGTGGAGCACTGGCGGATGACCGGACCGGGCCCGGGTGGACCGTCGCGCTGGCGGTCTGGGCATTCCTGTACGTGTACTTGAGCCTGGCTATCGCTGGGCGCACGCCGGGCAAAGGGATCGTCGGCCTGCGGGTGGTCAAAGCCGACGGGGCGACATTGTCAGCTGGGCGAGCTCTCCTGCGCACTCTGGTGTTTCCGCTGAGCGGGCTGGTGGCCGGACTCGGGTTCGCGCTGGCGCTGGTCCAGCGGGAGCACAGGGCGTTGCACGATCTGATCGCGGGCACGGCGGTGGTGTACGACTGGGGCGGACGAGTCGCCGAACTCCCCGGCCCGCTGTCGGAGTTCCTTGCGCGCCGGGCCGGCGCCGAGTACGCGGCGCGGCCATCTTCATCCGCGGACTAG
- a CDS encoding diacylglycerol kinase family protein, protein MRTFTAVVNPAAGNRRRTAAGRVRHVVQRLREAGAAVRVETTRSLQHSDEIASAAVARGDVVLAVGGDGTVGRLAGTVVRTGGVLGILPAGRGNDFARQLGLPTDPDAIAKLLLRESEPQLVDVIETAGTIVVGSIYTGIDAIANRHFNRVRPLGAAGYHYSAGRALLTWRMATYHVTVDGTEHNARGYTVVLANSGFYGDGRHAAPDARVDDGLLDIVILRDVSRWGFVSIAMKELYSGAHLKRPEVEVLRGREVRVEADRELPYGGDGELLSTLPVTARVLPGALRVLAS, encoded by the coding sequence GTGCGTACGTTCACCGCCGTTGTGAATCCCGCCGCCGGGAACAGAAGACGCACAGCGGCCGGCCGCGTGCGCCACGTCGTTCAACGGTTACGCGAGGCCGGCGCCGCGGTGCGGGTGGAGACCACCCGAAGCCTGCAGCACTCGGACGAGATCGCCTCGGCTGCCGTCGCCCGCGGTGACGTGGTCCTGGCCGTGGGTGGCGACGGCACTGTGGGCCGGCTGGCCGGCACAGTGGTACGGACCGGTGGGGTGCTCGGCATTCTCCCCGCGGGCCGTGGAAACGACTTCGCCCGGCAGCTGGGCCTGCCGACGGATCCCGATGCCATCGCCAAGCTACTGCTCCGCGAGTCCGAGCCACAACTGGTCGACGTGATCGAAACCGCGGGGACGATCGTCGTCGGCAGTATCTACACCGGAATCGACGCGATCGCCAACCGCCATTTCAACCGGGTTCGCCCGCTCGGCGCGGCCGGTTATCACTACTCTGCTGGACGCGCGCTGCTGACCTGGCGAATGGCAACGTACCACGTGACCGTCGACGGCACCGAGCACAACGCCCGCGGCTACACCGTGGTGCTCGCCAACTCGGGTTTCTACGGAGACGGCCGGCACGCCGCGCCGGACGCGCGGGTCGACGACGGCCTGCTCGACATCGTCATCCTGCGCGACGTCTCCAGGTGGGGCTTCGTCTCCATCGCCATGAAGGAGCTGTACTCCGGGGCACACCTCAAGCGCCCGGAGGTGGAAGTGCTACGCGGCCGTGAGGTCCGGGTCGAGGCCGACCGTGAGCTTCCGTACGGCGGCGACGGCGAACTGCTGAGCACGCTGCCGGTCACCGCCCGCGTATTGCCGGGCGCGCTGCGCGTGCTAGCCAGCTAG
- a CDS encoding TetR/AcrR family transcriptional regulator: MPRPRSLTSADIAAAALAVVDRGGLSALSIRAVAGELNMGTMSLYRYFDDRHQLEALLVDHVFGSLSHDVQPGEPWRQRITELLERFRATASSHPAVVPLLLIHRSTAKNVAPWAEALLAALADAGLSGHRRCVAFRMLTSYVIGVIQTEHLGPLPGWGEAAGRELSCDEYPLLAQNATPDRDQRTDEEFRAGLSIILTGLDTTENR, translated from the coding sequence ATGCCCCGGCCGAGATCGCTGACCTCTGCCGACATCGCCGCGGCCGCCCTGGCGGTAGTCGATCGCGGCGGGCTGTCCGCCTTGTCCATCCGCGCGGTCGCCGGTGAGCTGAACATGGGCACCATGTCTCTCTACCGCTATTTCGACGACCGCCATCAGCTCGAAGCTCTTCTGGTCGACCATGTCTTCGGCTCGCTCAGCCACGATGTCCAGCCCGGAGAACCATGGCGGCAACGCATCACCGAACTGCTCGAGCGGTTCCGGGCGACGGCGTCGTCACACCCGGCGGTGGTGCCTTTGCTCCTCATCCATCGTTCCACCGCTAAGAACGTGGCGCCGTGGGCAGAGGCGCTCCTCGCGGCCCTCGCCGACGCCGGGCTCAGCGGGCACCGCCGTTGCGTCGCCTTCCGGATGCTGACCAGCTACGTCATCGGCGTCATCCAGACCGAGCACCTGGGCCCGCTGCCCGGCTGGGGCGAAGCCGCGGGGCGCGAACTCTCCTGCGACGAGTATCCGTTGCTGGCGCAGAACGCGACGCCGGACCGAGACCAGCGCACCGACGAAGAATTCCGGGCAGGTTTGTCCATCATCTTGACCGGATTGGACACCACCGAGAACCGTTGA
- a CDS encoding 3-hydroxyacyl-CoA dehydrogenase: MEITTDTVALVTGGASGLGRATAQRLAAGGAKVVIADLPSSQGAAVADDLGAGATFAPTDVTNEEHVTAALDAAADLGTLRIVVNCAGIGTDVFRVVGKKGPFPYEAFRRTVEVNLMGTFNVIRLAAERIMAHEPVGEERGVIINTASVAAFDGQIGQAAYSASKGGVASMTLPIARDLAQHLIRVTTIAPGLFKTPMLEALPEEAQRSLGTQVPHPSRLGRPDEYAALVAHIVANPMLNGETIRLDGAIRMAPR, translated from the coding sequence ATGGAAATCACCACTGACACCGTCGCCCTCGTGACCGGTGGCGCGTCCGGGCTCGGACGCGCCACCGCTCAACGACTGGCCGCTGGCGGCGCCAAGGTCGTCATCGCTGACCTCCCGTCGTCGCAGGGCGCCGCCGTCGCCGACGATCTCGGTGCGGGTGCCACGTTCGCCCCCACCGACGTCACCAATGAAGAGCATGTCACCGCTGCCCTGGATGCCGCCGCGGACCTCGGCACGCTGCGCATCGTCGTCAACTGTGCTGGAATCGGCACCGACGTCTTCCGGGTCGTCGGCAAGAAGGGGCCGTTCCCGTACGAGGCGTTCCGCCGCACCGTCGAGGTCAACCTGATGGGCACGTTCAACGTCATCCGACTCGCGGCAGAGCGCATCATGGCGCATGAGCCGGTCGGCGAGGAACGCGGCGTGATCATCAACACCGCCTCGGTCGCGGCGTTCGACGGCCAGATCGGCCAGGCCGCCTATTCCGCGTCGAAAGGCGGCGTCGCGAGCATGACCCTCCCCATCGCCCGCGATCTCGCCCAGCACCTGATCCGGGTGACCACCATCGCGCCGGGTCTGTTCAAGACCCCGATGCTGGAGGCGCTCCCGGAGGAAGCTCAGCGTTCGCTCGGCACCCAGGTACCACACCCGAGTAGGCTCGGTCGCCCGGACGAGTACGCGGCGCTCGTCGCTCACATCGTCGCCAACCCCATGCTGAACGGCGAGACCATCCGCCTCGATGGCGCCATCCGGATGGCGCCACGCTGA